The DNA sequence CGGCCGGGCCGGGCCCCCGCAACGACGTGGTCTTCGTGCTCACCGACGCCGAGGAGGCGTGCCTGTGCGGGGCGTCGGCGTTCGCGTCGAGCCATCCGCTGGCCGCGGACGGCGGGGTCGTGCTCAATCTGGAGGCCCGCGGCAGCACCGGGCCGGTGATCATGTTCGAGACGTCGCGGGACAACGCCGCGCTGGTCGGCGCGTACGGGCGGGCGGCGCCGCACCCGGTCGGCACCTCGTTCGCCGTCGAGGTCTACCGGCTGCTGCCCAACGACACCGACTTCACCGCGTTCCTCGCGGAGGACTTCGTCGGGCTCAACTCCGCCTATCTCGACGGTGGCGCGAACTACCACACGCCGCAGGACACGGTCGAATCGGTCGACCTGGCCAGCATCCAGCACCACGGCGACAACACCCTGGGTCTGGTGCGGGAGTTCGGGTCGGTCGACATCGCCGGCCTGGCCGCGGACGGGGACGCCACGTACTTCCCCGTACCGGGCGGTCTGGTCCGCTATCCGGGCTGGCTGACCTGGCCACTGGTGCTGCTGGCCGGCGCCGCGGTCGGCGTGCTGGCCTGGCTGGCCCGGCGGCGCGGGCGTACGACGTGGTCGAAGTTGGGCGTCGGCTTCGAACTCTGGGGGGTGCCGATCGTGGTCGCCCCGGTCGCCGCCCAACTGCTGTGGGCGGGGCTCACCGCGATCCGGCCGGGGTACGCCGAGCTGCTCGACCCGTACCGTCCACAGTGGTATCGGCTGGCCGTCCTCGGCCTGACCGCCACGACCGTCCTGGCCTGGTACGCGCTGATCCGCCGGCGGACCGGACCGGCCGCGCTGGCGATCGGCGGCCTCGTCTGGCTGGTGGCGCTCGGCGCGGTTCTCGCCGCGCTCGCGCCGGGCGGTTCGTACCTGACGACGCTGCCGGCGCTGGCGACGGCGATCGGCGGAATCGTCGCGCTGCTGGTCCGCCCGGGCAGCGTCTGGGCGGTGGTCTCGGTCACCGCCGGCGCGGCGGTGGGCGTACTCGTGCTGCTGCCGACCGTGGTGCTGCTCTTCCCGGCGCTCGGCATGGCGATGGGTGGCGCCGCCGCCGTCTTCACCGTGATGCTCGGCCTCGCGGTGCTGCCGGTCGTCGACCTGCTGCACCCGGAGGCCGGCGGGCAACGCGGATTGGCGGCCCTGGAGGCCCGCCGGGCGGCGGCCGTCCCGGCGCTCGCCGCCGGCCTGGCCACGCTGGTGTTCGCCGGGGTCGGACTGGCCGTCGACCGGTTCGACGCCGACCATCCCACCCAGACCCACCTCATGTACGCCCTCGACGCCGACACCGGCACCGCCCGGTGGCTCAGCCGGGAGAGCGACCCGCAGCCGTGGACCGCCGGATACGTCGACGGGCCGGCCTCGATCGCCGACGAGTTCCCGGCCCTGGCCGCCCACGAACTGCGGGCCGGCCCGGCGCAGGCGGCCGCTCTGCCGGCACCGGCCGTACAGACGGTCAGCGACACCACCACGGCCGGGGTCCGCACGCTACGGGTCAGGCTGGTGCCGCAGCGCCAGGTGCGGCTGGCCGCGCTGCACGTCGACCAGACCACGGCGACGGTGCGGGCCGCGACGGTGGCCGGGCTGCCGGTGCCGGTGGAGCCCACCGACGACGCCCGGTGGAGCTTCGGCATCGTGTTCCACGCCCCGCCGCCGGAGGGCGTGGAGATCGAACTGACCCTGGCCGCGACCGGACAGCCGGTGGCGCTGCGGGCGGCGGACGCCAGCGACGGCCTGGCCGGGCTGCCGGGCTTCCGGCCCCGCCCGCCGGATGTCGGGATCGTCGGCTCGCACAGTTCGGAGATGCTGATGGTGGCCCGGACCTACCACCTGCCGCCGGCGTAGACGTGGCTGACGCACGGCCATAACGGACAGGAGCTGACCGGAACCCTCCATAGGTTGGTCCTTACGCGGCCGTGGCGGTCGCGAAACCGACGAGGAGGGCCGGAATGCGACAGGTGGGCGACGACAGGGTACGCGCGGTGCCGGCGCCGTACCGGACGGTGACGCCGTACGTGGTCGTGCGGAACGCGGGCGCGTTCCTCGACTTCCTGGTGGCGGCGTTCGGTGCGGTGGAGCGCGGGCGGGTGCCGAACCCCGACGGCACGGTGGGGCACGGCGAGGTCATGATCGGCGACTCGGTCGTGATGTCGTTCGAGGCGAGCGGGCACTGGCCGCCGACGCCCGCTTTCCTGTCGCTGTACGTCGAGGACTGCGACGCCGTCACACGATCGGCGACGGCCGCAGGGGCCACCGTCGTCACCCCGCTGGGCACGAACGCGTGGGGTGACCGGGGATGCCGCCTGAAGGACCCGTTCGGGAATCTCTGGTGGGTCCAGACCCATGTCGAGGACGTCCCCGAGCCGGAGATGCACACCCGGATGGCGAGCCCGGAACACGAGGAGTCGATGCGCGTGTCGACCGCGACGCTCGACGGGTTCATGCGCTCCGTACGCGGGGCCGGTGTGGCCTGATCCGGCGGGTCAGCGGCCGGACGACTTCCAGCGGAAGTGGACGAAGAGGCGGCCGAAGTTGTCGGAGTCCTTCTCCACCCGGTGGTAGAGCTGCTTGATCTCCTTCTGGTCGAGGAAGCGCAGCACCCGCTTCTTCAACTGGCCCGACCCCTTACCTGGGATGATCTCCACCAGGGTGGCCTTCTTGGCGACCGCCTCGTTGATGATCCCGCGCAGCGCCCGTTCGATGTCCTGGTTCCGGTTGAAGATGTCGTGCAGGTCAAGCTTCAGCTTCATCGCGCGGCCCCCGGCTGATCAGGTCCATGACGGCCCATCGTATGCCGGCCGCCGCGGGCAGGTCCTGCTCGCGGCGGCCGGCTCGTCGATCAGCCGTTGACCCGGTTCTCGACCCGGCGCAGCGCGGCCGAGTATTCGGCGTTCTCCTCGGCGCGCATCGCCACCGCGAGCCGCAGGTGCCCCAGTGCCTCGGCCGGCCGGCCGAGACGTTCGAGGGTACGACCGAGCACGTGGTGCGCGTAGTGGTCGGTGGGGTCGCTGACCAGCATCGCCCGCAACTGGTCCTCGGCCCGGTTGAGCTGGGCCGCGCCGAAGTAGGCGCGCGCCAGCAACTGCCGTACCCCGGTGTTGCCCGGTTCGGCGGCGACGATCGGCTCGAGCAGCTTGGCCGCGTACGCCGGGTCGCCGGCCTCGAAGAACAGCTCCGCCCGCCGGTATTCCTGCAGAAGATCCATGTTCCGCCTCCCGGTTCGGTCGTACCGTGCGGGTGGCACAACAACGGGACGGGCGTTCCTCTTCCCGGGGCCGGTCGGTGCCGGGACGACGGACCAGGGCAGGTCAGGGTCGGTCGCTGCGAACCGGCCGGTGGGGGCGGACCGACCAGGCGCGGACGCCGCCGAGGATGCCCGCAGTGTTGGGCACCACCACCACGTCGTCGCCCATCCGGGCCAACTGCTCGGGCCGGATGAGTCGGGAGTTGCCGCCGCCGAGATAGAGCCGGTCCCACAGGAACACCGGACGCAGGCCCTCGACGACCCCGCGTACCCGGCGGGACCAGAACGTGTCACCGAGCCGGCGGCGTTCGTGCTCGCCGACGTACGTGTCGTAGCTCTGCCCCCAGCGGACCGGTGCCTGCGACAGCTCCAGGTGCGGGGCGAGTACCCCGCCGTCGAAGAGCGCGCTGCCCAGGCCGGTGCCGAGGGTGAGCACGAGTTCCAGGCCGGTGCCGGCGACGACGCCGGCGCCGTGCACCTCGGCGTCGTTGAGCACGAGCACCGGCACCCCGAACGCCTCGGTCAGCCCCGTCTGGGCGTCGAACCCGAACCACTGCGTGACCAGGTCCTGGTCGACCTTGGTGCGCGGTCCGGCCCGGGTGACGTAGTGCGGGGTCGCCACCACCACGCCGTGCCGCAGCATGCCGGGCATGCCGACGGTCACCCGGTCGGCGGCCGGCAGTTCCGCGGCCAGGTCGAGCAGGGTCTTCACGAACAGCGACGGCGGCAACGGATAGGGGGTCGGCACCCGCATCGGGCGGGCCCGCATGGTGCCCTGCTCGTCGAGCACCGATGCCTTGATCCCGCCACCGCCGCAGTCGATCGCCAAGGTCGTCACCACAGGCACAGTCTGCACGGCCGGTGCGGGCATGCGGGATAGCATCTCCATCTGATGGCTGCCACCCTGATCGCGCGCGGGCTCGTCGCCGGCCACGGCGACAAGATCCTCTTCTCCGACCTCGATCTCGTCGTCGCGCCCGGCGACGTGGTCGGCCTGGTCGGGGTCAACGGGGCCGGCAAGTCGACCCTGCTGCGCATCCTCGCCGGCCGGCAGCCGGCCGAGCAGGGCTCGGTGCAGCTCAACCCGCCGTCGGCCACGGTCGGCCACCTGCCGCAGGAGCCGGACCGCCGGGCCGGCGAGACGGTCCGCGCGTTCCTGTCCCGGCGTACCGGGGTCGCCGCCGCCCAGCGGGACATGGACGAGGCGGCCGAGGCGCTGGCCACGGGCACGCCCGGGGCCGACGACCGGTACGCCGCCGCGCTGGAACGGTGGCTCGACCTGGGCGGCGCCGACCTGGCCGAACGGGCCGAGACCGTCGCCGACGAACTCGGCCTCGCCGTCGACCTCGACCAGCCGATGACCACCCTCTCCGGCGGCCAGGCGGCCCGGGCCTCGATGGCGTCGCTGCTGCTCAGCCGCTACGACGTGTTCCTGCTCGACGAGCCGACCAACGACCTCGACCTCGACGGGCTGCGCCGGCTGGAGGAGTTCGTCACCGGCTTGCGGGCCGGCACCGTGCTGGTCAGCCACGACCGCGAGTTCCTGACCCGCACGGTCACCCGGATCGTCGAACTCGACCTGCCCCAGCAGCAGGTCCGGCACTACGGCGGTGGATACGCCGCCTACCTGGAGGAACGCGAGGTGGCCCGCCGGCACGCCCGCGAGGAGTACGAGGAGTACGCCGACACCCGCGCCGGCCTGGAGGCCCGGGCCCGTACCCAGCGGTCGTGGATGGAGAAGGGCGTGAAGAACGCCCGACGCAAGGCCACCGACAACGACAAGATCGGTCGCAAGTTCCGGTCCGAGGCGACCGAGAAGCAGGCGGCGAAGGCCCGGCAGACCGAGCGGCTGATCGAGCGCCTGGAGGTGGTCGAGGAGCCGCGCAAGGAGTGGGAGCTGCGGATGGAGATCGCCGTGGCGCCGCGC is a window from the Polymorphospora rubra genome containing:
- a CDS encoding VOC family protein → MRQVGDDRVRAVPAPYRTVTPYVVVRNAGAFLDFLVAAFGAVERGRVPNPDGTVGHGEVMIGDSVVMSFEASGHWPPTPAFLSLYVEDCDAVTRSATAAGATVVTPLGTNAWGDRGCRLKDPFGNLWWVQTHVEDVPEPEMHTRMASPEHEESMRVSTATLDGFMRSVRGAGVA
- a CDS encoding ROK family protein; amino-acid sequence: MVTTLAIDCGGGGIKASVLDEQGTMRARPMRVPTPYPLPPSLFVKTLLDLAAELPAADRVTVGMPGMLRHGVVVATPHYVTRAGPRTKVDQDLVTQWFGFDAQTGLTEAFGVPVLVLNDAEVHGAGVVAGTGLELVLTLGTGLGSALFDGGVLAPHLELSQAPVRWGQSYDTYVGEHERRRLGDTFWSRRVRGVVEGLRPVFLWDRLYLGGGNSRLIRPEQLARMGDDVVVVPNTAGILGGVRAWSVRPHRPVRSDRP
- a CDS encoding M28 family peptidase yields the protein MAAPLLPPADRSLARPPRRVVAAAAALAALVLVGAAGLLEIRPPRPRPADAPAGQFSADRAAEHLRIVAAEPHPAGSPANDRVRDHLVGTLRGLGLETEVQDTVAPEAGQLSGAAGGATVARVRNVVARLPGTDPTGRVFVVAHYDSVQLAPGGNDDGAGTSTILEVARAMAAGPGPRNDVVFVLTDAEEACLCGASAFASSHPLAADGGVVLNLEARGSTGPVIMFETSRDNAALVGAYGRAAPHPVGTSFAVEVYRLLPNDTDFTAFLAEDFVGLNSAYLDGGANYHTPQDTVESVDLASIQHHGDNTLGLVREFGSVDIAGLAADGDATYFPVPGGLVRYPGWLTWPLVLLAGAAVGVLAWLARRRGRTTWSKLGVGFELWGVPIVVAPVAAQLLWAGLTAIRPGYAELLDPYRPQWYRLAVLGLTATTVLAWYALIRRRTGPAALAIGGLVWLVALGAVLAALAPGGSYLTTLPALATAIGGIVALLVRPGSVWAVVSVTAGAAVGVLVLLPTVVLLFPALGMAMGGAAAVFTVMLGLAVLPVVDLLHPEAGGQRGLAALEARRAAAVPALAAGLATLVFAGVGLAVDRFDADHPTQTHLMYALDADTGTARWLSRESDPQPWTAGYVDGPASIADEFPALAAHELRAGPAQAAALPAPAVQTVSDTTTAGVRTLRVRLVPQRQVRLAALHVDQTTATVRAATVAGLPVPVEPTDDARWSFGIVFHAPPPEGVEIELTLAATGQPVALRAADASDGLAGLPGFRPRPPDVGIVGSHSSEMLMVARTYHLPPA
- a CDS encoding tetratricopeptide repeat protein, which gives rise to MDLLQEYRRAELFFEAGDPAYAAKLLEPIVAAEPGNTGVRQLLARAYFGAAQLNRAEDQLRAMLVSDPTDHYAHHVLGRTLERLGRPAEALGHLRLAVAMRAEENAEYSAALRRVENRVNG
- a CDS encoding Smr/MutS family protein, translating into MKLKLDLHDIFNRNQDIERALRGIINEAVAKKATLVEIIPGKGSGQLKKRVLRFLDQKEIKQLYHRVEKDSDNFGRLFVHFRWKSSGR
- a CDS encoding ABC-F family ATP-binding cassette domain-containing protein; its protein translation is MAATLIARGLVAGHGDKILFSDLDLVVAPGDVVGLVGVNGAGKSTLLRILAGRQPAEQGSVQLNPPSATVGHLPQEPDRRAGETVRAFLSRRTGVAAAQRDMDEAAEALATGTPGADDRYAAALERWLDLGGADLAERAETVADELGLAVDLDQPMTTLSGGQAARASMASLLLSRYDVFLLDEPTNDLDLDGLRRLEEFVTGLRAGTVLVSHDREFLTRTVTRIVELDLPQQQVRHYGGGYAAYLEEREVARRHAREEYEEYADTRAGLEARARTQRSWMEKGVKNARRKATDNDKIGRKFRSEATEKQAAKARQTERLIERLEVVEEPRKEWELRMEIAVAPRAGAVVAALRGAVVRRGGFTLGPVDLQIDWADRVAITGANGSGKSTLLGALLGRLPLAAGSASLGPGVVVGEVDQARGLFLGDESLLDAFGAAVPQLVPADVRTLLAKFGLRAAHVLRRAATLSPGERTRAALALLQARGVNLLVLDEPTNHLDLPAIEQLESALASYPGTLLLVTHDRRMLDAVRTTRRIEVDAGKVVDR